The Rhodopseudomonas palustris genome window below encodes:
- a CDS encoding septal ring lytic transglycosylase RlpA family protein, protein MGIRERDSKGRAARVVVAAGACLVLANCAQNGQFSRLDPKYGVSSSPRVVAFGEPVPKGGGTYRVGKPYVVAGRTYVPEENPHYRAEGLASWYGDDFHGRLTANGEVFDMASLSAAHPTLPIPSYARVTNMANGRSLIVRINDRGPYHGNRLIDVSNKAAELLEFKHRGTAKVRVEYVGRAPLEGSDDRQLIATLRQGEPAPAPTGVRIASAKPFVPDFGSASASSGGGRIRGDIPLPEGRPYSLGNTSMDVASVGATTEVSASRSSRSNRQALAPNPRAVSYNVGSEEADAEPASAPVRRNDEIGNLLSARGLY, encoded by the coding sequence ATGGGGATTCGCGAGCGAGATTCCAAAGGCCGTGCCGCGCGTGTCGTGGTCGCTGCGGGTGCCTGCCTTGTCCTTGCCAATTGTGCCCAGAACGGCCAATTCAGCCGGCTTGATCCGAAATACGGCGTGTCGTCGAGCCCGCGCGTGGTTGCTTTCGGCGAGCCCGTGCCGAAGGGCGGCGGCACCTATCGGGTCGGCAAGCCATACGTGGTTGCCGGCCGCACCTACGTTCCTGAAGAGAATCCGCATTACCGCGCCGAAGGCTTGGCCTCTTGGTACGGCGATGACTTTCATGGCCGGCTGACGGCCAACGGCGAAGTGTTCGACATGGCGTCGCTGTCGGCGGCGCATCCGACCCTGCCGATCCCGAGCTACGCCCGGGTGACCAATATGGCCAACGGCCGGTCGCTGATCGTGCGGATCAACGACCGCGGCCCGTATCACGGCAACCGGCTCATCGACGTTTCGAACAAAGCCGCCGAACTGCTTGAATTCAAACACAGAGGCACCGCGAAGGTGCGGGTCGAATATGTCGGCCGGGCGCCCCTCGAAGGCTCCGACGACCGGCAGTTGATCGCGACGCTGCGTCAGGGCGAACCGGCCCCGGCGCCCACAGGCGTCCGCATCGCGTCGGCCAAGCCGTTCGTGCCGGACTTCGGCAGCGCGAGCGCCAGCAGCGGAGGCGGCCGGATCCGCGGCGACATTCCGCTGCCGGAAGGGCGCCCATACTCGCTCGGCAACACCTCGATGGACGTCGCCTCAGTCGGCGCCACCACCGAAGTCTCGGCCTCGCGCAGCAGCCGCTCGAACCGGCAGGCGCTGGCGCCGAACCCGCGGGCGGTCTCTTACAATGTCGGCTCCGAAGAAGCCGATGCAGAACCGGCCAGCGCCCCGGTCCGCCGCAACGACGAGATCGGCAACCTGCTGTCGGCCCGCGGCCTGTACTGA